A single genomic interval of Panthera tigris isolate Pti1 chromosome E3, P.tigris_Pti1_mat1.1, whole genome shotgun sequence harbors:
- the PLOD3 gene encoding multifunctional procollagen lysine hydroxylase and glycosyltransferase LH3: protein MASWGPGLRLLLGILLLLLLPPPATPASDRPRGRDPVNPEKLLVITVATAETEGYRRFLRSAEFFNYTVRTLGLGQEWRGGDVARTVGGGQKVRWLKKEMEKYADREDMVIMFVDSYDVILAGSPSELLKKFVQSGSRLLFSAEGFCWPEWGLAEQYPEVGTGKRFLNSGGFIGFAPTIHRVVRQWKYEDDDDDQLFYTRLYLDPGLREKLSLNLDHKSRIFQNLNGALDEIVLKFDRNRVRIRNVAYDTLPVVVHGNGPTKLQLNYLGNYVPNGWTPQGGCGFCGRDRRILPGGQPPPRVLLAVFVEQPTPFLPRFLQRLLLLDYPPDRVTLFLHNNEVYHEPHIADSWPQLQGHFSAVKLVGPEEALTPGEARDMAMDSCRQDPECEFYFSLDADAVITNQQTLRILIEENRKVIAPMLSRHGKLWSNFWGALSPDEYYARSEDYVELVQRKRVGVWNVPYISQAYVIRGETLRTELPQREVFSGSDADPDMAFCKSLRDKGIFLHLSNQQEFGRLLATSRYDTDHLHPDLWQIFDNPLDWREQYIHENYSRALEGQGLVEQPCPDVYWFPLLSDQMCDELVEEMEHYGQWSGGRHEDSRLAGGYENVPTVDIHMKQVGYEDQWLQLLRTYVGPMTESLFPGYHTKTRAVMNFVVRYRPDEQPSLRPHHDSSTFTLNVALNHKGLDYEGGGCRFLRYDCIVSSPRKGWGLLHPGRLTHYHEGLPTTRGTRYIMVSFVDP from the exons ATGGCCTCCTGGGGCCCGGGACTCCGGCTCCTGCTGGgaatcctgctgctgctgctgctcccgcCTCCTGCGACCCCTGCTTCCGACCGTCCCCGGGGCAGAGACCCGGTCAACCCAG AGAAGCTGCTGGTGATCACGGTGGCCACAGCCGAGACGGAAGGATACCGGCGTTTCCTGCGGTCAGCGGAGTTCTTCAACTACACAGTGCGG ACCCTGGGCCTGGGACAGGAGTGGCGAGGGGGTGATGTGGCCCGAACGGTTGGTGGAGGACAGAAGGTCAGGTGGctaaagaaggaaatggagaaatatgcTGACCGGGAGGATATGGTCATCATGTTCGTGGACAG CTACGACGTGATTCTGGCTGGCAGCCCCTCCGAGCTGCTGAAGAAGTTCGTCCAGAGTGGCAGCCGCCTGCTCTTCTCTGCCGAGGGCTTCTGCTGGCCCGAGTGGGGGCTGGCGGAGCAGTACCCTGAGGTGGGCACGGGGAAGCGCTTCCTCAACTCTGGTG GGTTCATCGGCTTTGCCCCCACCATCCACCGAGTCGTCCGCCAGTGGAAGTACGAGGATGATGATGACGACCAGCTGTTCTACACACGGCTCTACCTGGAcccagggctgagg GAGAAACTCAGCCTGAATCTGGATCATAAATCCCGGATCTTTCAGAACCTCAATGGGGCTTTGG ATGAGATAGTTTTAAAGTTTGATCGGAATCGCGTGCGTATCCGGAATGTGGCCTATGACACACTTCCCGTTGTGGTCCATGGGAACGGTCCGACTAAG CTCCAGCTGAATTACCTGGGAAACTATGTCCCTAATGGCTGGACTCCTCAGGGAGGCTGTGGGTTCTGCGGCCGGGACCGGAGGATACTCCCGGGGGGGCAG CCTCCCCCCCGGGTGCTTCTGGCCGTGTTCGTGGAACAGCCTACCCCGTTCCTGCCCCGCTTCCTGCAGCGGCTCCTGCTCCTGGACTACCCCCCTGACAGGGTCACCCTGTTCCTGCATAACAAC gAGGTGTACcatgagccccacattgcagACTCCTGGCCCCAGCTCCAGGGCCACTTCTCAGCTGTGAAGCTCGTGGGGCCGGAGGAGGCCCTGACCCCGGGCGAGGCCAGGGACATGGCCAT GGACAGCTGTCGGCAGGACCCCGAATGCGAATTCTACTTCAGCCTGGATGCTGACGCCGTCATCACCAACCAGCAGACCCTGCGCATCCTCATTGAAGAGAACAG GAAGGTGATAGCACCCATGCTGTCCCGCCACGGGAAGCTGTGGTCCAACTTCTGGGGGGCCCTGAGCCCCGACGAGTACTACGCTCGGTCCGAGGACTACGTGGAGCTAGTGCAGCGGAAGCGAGT GGGCGTGTGGAATGTGCCCTATATATCCCAGGCGTACGTGATCCGTGGCGAGACCCTGAGGACAGAGCTGCCCCAGAGGGAGGTGTTCTCGGGCAGCGACGCCGACCCGGACATGGCCTTCTGTAAGAGCTTGCGTGACAAG GGCATCTTCCTCCACCTCAGCAATCAGCAGGAATTTGGTCGCCTCCTGGCCACCTCTCGGTATGACACAGACCATCTGCACCCTGACCTCTGGCAAATCTTCGACAACCCCCTG GACTGGCGGGAGCAGTACATTCACGAGAACTACAGCCGGGCCCTGGAAGGGCAGGGACTCGTGGAGCag CCGTGTCCAGACGTGTACTGGTTCCCGCTGCTGTCAGACCAGATGTGCGACGAGCTGGTGGAGGAAATGGAGCATTACGGCCAGTGGTCAGGAGGCCGGCATGAG GACTCAAGGCTGGCTGGAGGCTACGAGAACGTGCCCACCGTAGACATCCACATGAAGCAGGTGGGCTATGAGGACCAGTGGCTGCAGCTGCTGAGGACGTACGTGGGGCCCATGACGGAGAGCCTGTTCCCAGGCTACCACACCAAG accCGGGCGGTGATGAACTTTGTGGTCCGCTACCGGCCAGATGAGCAGCCGTCTCTGCGGCCCCATCACGACTCCTCCACCTTCACTCTCAACGTCGCCCTCAACCACAAGGGCCTGGATTATGAG GGAGGTGGCTGCCGCTTCTTGCGCTATGACTGCATAGTCTCGTCCCCACGGAAGGGCTGGGGGCTCCTGCATCCTGGCCGCCTCACCCACTACCACGAGGGGCTGCCCACCACTCGGGGCACTCGCTACATCATGGTGTCCTTTGTCGACCCCTGA
- the ZNHIT1 gene encoding zinc finger HIT domain-containing protein 1 encodes MVEKKTSVRSQDPGQRRVLDRAARQRRINRQLEALENDNFQDDPHAGLPQLGKRLPQFDDDADTGKKKKKTRGDHFKLRFRKNFQALLEEQNLSVAEGPNYLTACAGPPSRPQRPFCAVCGFPSPYTCVSCGARYCTVRCLGTHQETRCLKWTV; translated from the exons ATGGTGGAGAAGAAAACTTCGG TTCGCTCCCAGGACCCTGGACAGCGGCGGGTGCTCGACCGGGCCGCCAGACAGCGCCGCATCAACAGGCAGCTCGAGGCCTTGGAGAATGACAACTTCCAGGACGACCCCCATGCAGGACTCCCCCAGCTCGGCAAAAGGCTGCCTCAGTTTGATGATGATGCAGACACCG ggaagaaaaagaagaaaactcgaGGCGATCATTTTAAACTTCGCTTCCGAAAGAACTTTCAGGCCTTGCTAGAGGAGCAG AACCTGAGCGTGGCCGAGGGCCCCAACTATCTGACAGCCTGTGCGGGTCCCCCCTCCCGGCCTCAGCGGCCCTTCTGTGCCGTCTGCGGCTTCCCCTCCCCATACACCTGCGTCAGCTGTGGCGCCCGGTACTGCACGGTGCGCTGTCTGGGCACCCACCAGGAGACCAG GTGCCTGAAGTGGACTGTGTGA